TGGCAAAAACAGGCAAAATACAACTTTAGGTTATGGCGCGTTATCGCTCAATTCTGTCACTAGTTTTGGTATTGTTGGCAACATTCCTGGTTAGTTGTGGCGGTCCTTCAGTCGCAACAGCACCTCCAACTTACACCCCATCTCAGTTAGAGAAAATTCAAGAATATGTCCCTGAAGTTCTGGCTGTTCGCGATCGCGCGGCTGAACTGCAAAAGCTGATCCAAACACAACAGTGGGTAAAAGTCAGGAATTTTATCCACGGTCCAATGGCGGAAGCACGGTTGTCGATGAATTATATCGCATCCAATCTGCTACCCCAAGACCAAAAATCGGCTCGCGAGAAAGTGAAAAATTTGTTAGACCACCTGGTTAAAGTTGACCAAGCCGCTGAGGTCGCAAATTATCAACAAGCTGTGATTAACTCTCAAACGGCATTTACTGATATTGAGAACTTCCTCAAACTTGTTCCTCAACCCAGTACTCAGGCTGAGGAGAGTTAGCACCTGATAAGGTGAAGGAGTAGACAAGGGGATGAGGAGATGGGGAGATGGGGAAAATTTTACTCCCTCGCTCCCTCGCTCCCTCACTCCCTCACTCCTCAAAAGAGATGAAAGTATTGATTGTCGGTTGTGGTGTGGTTGGAGCAGCAATTGCTTATGAACTCAGCCAAGTTAAAGGGCTAAACATTACTGTTGTTGACCGCCAACCACCTGCTCAAGCCTCTACAGGGGCAGCTTTAGGCGTTTTAATGGGTATTATTAGCCAAAAAGTCAAAGGCAATGCTTGGCGAATGCGTCAAACAAGCCTTGAGCGTTATGAAACCCTCGTTCCTGAATTAGAAGCCCTTACGGGTCGTCAAATTCTTTTTAATCGCCAAGGCATTCTCCGTCTTTGCTTGTTGGGGGATAACACAGCCGAGTGGGAAAAGTTACAAGAAATTCGGCACTCTCAGGGTTTTCCCTTAGAAATTTGGGATGCGGTAAAACTCAAGCAGTTGTGTCCTCAAGTTAACAATGACAAAGCTATTGGTGCTGTTTACTCTCCTCGCGATCGCCAAATCGATCCTACAGCACTGACTTTGGCTTTGGTGGATGCTGCACGCCATCATGGTGTGATGTTTAAATTCGGTGTTGATGTTTTGGGTATAGAATCCTTTGAAAGGCGAGGTGATGAGCGTGACTATCACCTAGAGACAACAGAAGGAACAATTCCTTGCGATTGGTTAGTTATAGCAGCAGGGCTGGGTTCGTCTCCTCTACTGGTACAATTAAAGCAAGCGGTTGATATCCGCCCAGTTTTAGGACAAGCTTTACAAGTTCGCTTGACATCAACTCTTGGAAATCCCAACTTTCAACCAGTTATCACCGGAGATGATGTCCACATCGTTCCCGTTGGTGGTGGCGATTACTGGATAGGCGCAACTGTAGAATTTCCGACCGATAGTCAGGAGATAGCACCTGACAAAGAACTGTTGGAATCAGTCAGACAACAAGCGATCGCATTTTGTCCCGAATTAGCACTAGCCACAGTTACCCGCACGTGGTCGGGATTGCGTCCGCGCCCAGAAGGACGCCCTGCACCAGCGATTGGTCAGTTACCGGGATGCGAACGCGTCCTATACGCAACAGGTCACTACCGTAACGGCGTTTTACTGGCACCAGCAACTGCTTGCGCGATTCGTGAGATGATTGAAAAAACGAAATAACGCCTATCTTGCGATCGCAAGAGCGAATAGAATTCGCATCTACACAAACACAAACTGTCTGTGCGTGCTAACTTTTCATACCTTTTAAACTTTGCGCCTTTGCGCCTTTGCGTGAGGCATTTAAAATCACAATGACAATAACAGAAAACAAAATTCAAGCAGGGTCTTTAGAGTGGTTTTATCGTGAATCTTTACCAGTTGGTAGAACAGATTTGCTTCCCGTGTTGTTATTACATGGCCTAGTATCACAAAGTTATAGTTGGCGCAATATAATGCCAGCTTTAGCAGAACAAGGAACCAAATCCATTGCACCAGATTGGATTGGTTTTGGTTTTTCAGCCAAACCTGAGAAAAGAGATTTTGCTTACACACCTGATACTTTTATTAAGGCGTTAGAAGCATTTATCAAAGCCATAGAACTTGAACGATTTTCCCTGATTGTGCAAGGGTTTTTAGGTTCTGTTGGACTGCAGTATGCTTTGCGGCATCCAGAACAAATTGCCAATATAGTTATACTGAATACACCAGTTTCCAGTCAGGCAAAATTGCCTTGGAAAATTCAACAAATAGGTTTGCCTTTAGCAGGTGAGATGATCGCTCAAGACCCCTTACTTGTCGATCGCACTCTAGAAGGTGGGAGTCGGTATGTCATAAACGATAGCGATTTAGACGTTTACCGCAAACCTTATTTGAAAAGTTCTGCTTCTGGAAGAAGTCTTTTAGCAACGATTCGCAATTTGCAGTTAAACACAGCAATGGCGGAAATCGAATCAGGTTTTAAACAATGGCAACAGCCAATTTTAGTTCAATGGGGTACCACTGACCCTTGGTTATCCGTGGACATAGCACAAAATTTTGTGAATACGCTACCCCAAGGTGAATTAATTAAACTTAATGGCGGTGGACACTATCCACAAGAACACCATTCAGAACCTATTCTTCAAGACCTTTTACCTTTTGTGCGTGTTTGACCAGTGACCAGTGACCAGTGACCAGTGACCAGTGACCAGTGACCAGTGACCAGTGACCAGTGACCAGTGACCAGTGGTCAATGACAAAGGACAAATGACAAAGGACAAATGATAAATGACAAATTCACAAATTTAGATAGGATTGCTATATAGCACCTCGAAATTATTCACTTGTGCCAAAACAATCTTTTGACGGAGATAAAGATTCATGGCTTATTCTTGGTTTAAGGCTTTTCATATTGTTGGAATAGTGGTTTGGTTTGCTGGTTTGTTCTACTTGGTACGTCTTTTTATCTATCATCTGGAAGCTAATGAAGAACCAGAACCCGCACGGACGATACTAAAAAATCAGTATCAAATCATGGAAAAGCGTCTCTACAACATCATCACAAATCCAGGGATGTTCTTGACGGTAGCAATGGCAATCGGTTTATTAACTACGGAACCGGAAGTTCTCAAGCAAGGTTGGTTGCACGTCAAATTAGGATTTGTCGTTTTGTTGTTGGGATACCATCATTACTGCAAGCGCCTGATGAAGCAATTGGCAAAGGATGAATGCAAATGGAGTAGCCAGCAAATGCGGGCGTTGAATGAAGCACCGACAGTAATGTTGGTGGTGATTGTCCTGCTAGCTGTGTTCAAGAATAATCTCCCTACCGATATTACGGCTTGGGTTGTTGTTGGTTTAGTGATTTTTATGGCAGCAACTATCCAGTTATATGCAAGAAAGCGTCGTCTGGATAAGGAAAAGCTAACAGAACAAGTAACACAGTAGCAAACGAGTCGATCGCGCTGTTATCCAATACTACTCGCTTGGACAAATTTGCCTAATAACATCCTTCGTAGAGACGCGCCATGGCGCGTCTTTACATATTTGTAAATTTTTTTTCATTTTATATGCAAGAGGAAACAATATTCCCAGAAGTGGATTTGGATAGATGAGTAAACATATTATTGGATTAACTGGTGGTATAGCCACGGGCAAAACCACTGTTGCTAATTATTTGGCTAGTGCTTACAATTTAACGATTTTAGATGCAGATCTTTATGCTAGAGATGCTGTATCTACGGGTACGCCAATTCTTCAAGCGATCGCTCAACGTTACGGAGAACAAATTTTACTGGTAGATGGTAGCCTCAACCGTCAGAAACTGGGAGAGATAATTTTTCACAATCAAGAGGAACGCAACTGGGTAGAGGGTTTGATTCATCCTTACGTGCGCGATCGCTTTTTGCAAGAAATAGCCATATCAATTGCACAAACATTAGTCTTAGTTGTACCTTTACTATTTGAAGCAAAAATGACAGATTTAGTGACAGAAATTTGGGTAGTTAGTTGTTCTGAAGAACAGCAATTAGAAAGATTGATGCAACGGAACCATTTAACCTTAGAGCAAGCACAAGCTAGGATTCTCAGCCAAATGCCCATTACAGAAAAAGCTGCTCATGCAAATGTGATTTTAGATAACTCTTCCACTTTGGAAATGCTTCTCAAGCAGGTTGATACAGCGTTTATATCGTTACCACATATTAATTAAGTAGCCATCACGAACTGCGTACACCAGAACAGATTTTGCTGTAGTTCACTATCACGATACGCCAGCATCATAAATGCCACCGCCGCCGTCACCCCCCAGTCTAGATTCCGAGTTGTTACTGATAAGATTTCACTCTCAAAATAATATGCCTCTTTTAAAAACAGCGATTGATAGGGTCGCACAAAAAACTGTTAACAGTAGCTCTCATGCTATCGTCATCGGTGGCAGTATTGCTGGATTACTAGCTGCACGGGTGTTAGCAGACCACTTCAATCTAGTTACAATTTGTGAACGCGATCGCTTTTTAGTCAGCCTGATTGGTATAGGTGGAGACTATCCCCCCACAGATGAGGCTGGTTTTCTTAACTTTGCCCAAAGCCTGCGTAGCTCAGAAATTTATGAAGTTATTAAAAATAGCCAACCCCTCTCCCCCATCTATGGTTATCACCGCACAGAAAACTGCTGGCATCACTATGAGCGATTGTCACGTTTCCCTGATAATTTGGTTGTGTTAGGTGATGCTTTTTGTGCTTTCAATCCTATCTACGGTCAGGGCATGACTGTCGCATCTCTCGGTGCTTTAACTCTAGACCAGTGCCTTAAGCAAAAAAACCAATCTAAAGGTTTGGCTCATCGCTTTCAAAAACAGTTAGCCAAAGTTAGTACTCTACCGTGGCTGATGGCAACTGGCGATGATTTTCGGTGGTCAACCACTAAAGGAAAACAACCAGGCTTGATAACCCGATTGATGCACTTGTATCTCGACCAAATTATGTTGGTTGCAGTCCACAATGCGTTTGTCTACAGAGTTCTGCTGGAAGTCACACATTTGCTTAAACCACCCACCGCATTTTTCCACCCTGCGATCGTGACACAAGTTTTAAAACAGACGATGAATCAGCGTGCTCAACCGTTTAAATTTTAATTCTTGCGCCAATCTGTGTAATTGCAGATTCGACTGCTCCTGAACCAATAGAACACAAAGCTTTGCAACTTAGGGCAGATATAGCCTTCACTCACATCTCGTTTTGACATTTTTTTTAAAAAAAACTCTTATATATTGACAATGTCAAAACAAGAAACTATCTTGAG
This genomic interval from Scytonema hofmannii PCC 7110 contains the following:
- the hemJ gene encoding protoporphyrinogen oxidase HemJ, producing MAYSWFKAFHIVGIVVWFAGLFYLVRLFIYHLEANEEPEPARTILKNQYQIMEKRLYNIITNPGMFLTVAMAIGLLTTEPEVLKQGWLHVKLGFVVLLLGYHHYCKRLMKQLAKDECKWSSQQMRALNEAPTVMLVVIVLLAVFKNNLPTDITAWVVVGLVIFMAATIQLYARKRRLDKEKLTEQVTQ
- the psbQ gene encoding photosystem II protein PsbQ produces the protein MARYRSILSLVLVLLATFLVSCGGPSVATAPPTYTPSQLEKIQEYVPEVLAVRDRAAELQKLIQTQQWVKVRNFIHGPMAEARLSMNYIASNLLPQDQKSAREKVKNLLDHLVKVDQAAEVANYQQAVINSQTAFTDIENFLKLVPQPSTQAEES
- a CDS encoding alpha/beta fold hydrolase codes for the protein MTITENKIQAGSLEWFYRESLPVGRTDLLPVLLLHGLVSQSYSWRNIMPALAEQGTKSIAPDWIGFGFSAKPEKRDFAYTPDTFIKALEAFIKAIELERFSLIVQGFLGSVGLQYALRHPEQIANIVILNTPVSSQAKLPWKIQQIGLPLAGEMIAQDPLLVDRTLEGGSRYVINDSDLDVYRKPYLKSSASGRSLLATIRNLQLNTAMAEIESGFKQWQQPILVQWGTTDPWLSVDIAQNFVNTLPQGELIKLNGGGHYPQEHHSEPILQDLLPFVRV
- a CDS encoding NAD(P)/FAD-dependent oxidoreductase, producing the protein MKVLIVGCGVVGAAIAYELSQVKGLNITVVDRQPPAQASTGAALGVLMGIISQKVKGNAWRMRQTSLERYETLVPELEALTGRQILFNRQGILRLCLLGDNTAEWEKLQEIRHSQGFPLEIWDAVKLKQLCPQVNNDKAIGAVYSPRDRQIDPTALTLALVDAARHHGVMFKFGVDVLGIESFERRGDERDYHLETTEGTIPCDWLVIAAGLGSSPLLVQLKQAVDIRPVLGQALQVRLTSTLGNPNFQPVITGDDVHIVPVGGGDYWIGATVEFPTDSQEIAPDKELLESVRQQAIAFCPELALATVTRTWSGLRPRPEGRPAPAIGQLPGCERVLYATGHYRNGVLLAPATACAIREMIEKTK
- a CDS encoding NAD(P)/FAD-dependent oxidoreductase; the protein is MPLLKTAIDRVAQKTVNSSSHAIVIGGSIAGLLAARVLADHFNLVTICERDRFLVSLIGIGGDYPPTDEAGFLNFAQSLRSSEIYEVIKNSQPLSPIYGYHRTENCWHHYERLSRFPDNLVVLGDAFCAFNPIYGQGMTVASLGALTLDQCLKQKNQSKGLAHRFQKQLAKVSTLPWLMATGDDFRWSTTKGKQPGLITRLMHLYLDQIMLVAVHNAFVYRVLLEVTHLLKPPTAFFHPAIVTQVLKQTMNQRAQPFKF
- the coaE gene encoding dephospho-CoA kinase (Dephospho-CoA kinase (CoaE) performs the final step in coenzyme A biosynthesis.), whose amino-acid sequence is MSKHIIGLTGGIATGKTTVANYLASAYNLTILDADLYARDAVSTGTPILQAIAQRYGEQILLVDGSLNRQKLGEIIFHNQEERNWVEGLIHPYVRDRFLQEIAISIAQTLVLVVPLLFEAKMTDLVTEIWVVSCSEEQQLERLMQRNHLTLEQAQARILSQMPITEKAAHANVILDNSSTLEMLLKQVDTAFISLPHIN